The DNA segment CGCCGAGGAAAGCGTGGAGGCGTTTGCAGCGGTTGTGTATGTGCCTTTGTGAGTGTGTCGTAATTACGCGAGTACGTCGCTGCGCTTGCGCGTCGTCCGGCCGCGCCAGCGATTGCTGCCAACGCTGGAACCTTTGCAGAAGCAGCGAGAAATGTCAGGATGACGCAGGTCCACAagatggaaagaaaaacaaaacggaaAATGTCGGAAAAGGAAAGAGAAGGCGTACAAGTGAAAAGGGTGGCATGTAGACGTAAGCTATTCGTATATAAAGGACGAACGCGTACGAGTACCTTCGGGAGTTTGACTTGACCGAGTCTGTGGCGTTCTTGTCTTCTGTGTTGACAAACGGAGACGTGCTTCTGGCTTTCAGCTACACCGGAATTCAAACATGGTGAGGAATTGGTCTTCGCTTGCGCTGCCTTCTGGTACGAGCGACCTCGGCGCGTTTTTTCCTACTATAAACAACAAAACTGAAAGTACGATGGTGAAACTTTAATGTTAGAAGCAGTATATTTACGCTCTCTCAGAAAATTAAAAATGTAGGCTTAATAATAAGGGTTTAATAATGTGAGTTTAGCAACTCCGTCAAAATATCAAGGGACCTAAAGGCGTTTGACAAACGCCGTGGCCGGTATCCACAATAGCTTTAAACATAAGCCCATGAGGTTCACATGAAGAGCTGTGAACAAGTGTTCCACGGATTCTATCAGTATTGAAATGCTGCCATTGCAGTGCGCAGCCGAGTCCACGTCTTATATGGAGCAGCAAAATACCGTGACCCCAAATACGCCACATTTTCTTCATGTTGAAGAACAGGCTAGCTCTGTGATATCCTGCTGCCCTTGCCTTCGACCAAGCGCGATTTGCAATGTTATATATAATATAAACATTACATGCTATTGGTTCTGATGTTGTTACAACGTAGTCGGTATTCCAAATCCAAGTCGGTATTCGCTCGAATAAGTTCTTTAAAACAAATGGCTATTATTGTTTGGCAGTACACGTCCTGTTTAAGTCTGCATCTCCCTGACAGGAGCAGCTTGAACGTAAGCCTGTGTTCGTTCTCAGACCTGcaattctttcattctttcctttgAGGATTACCTACATAGAGGTCGTTGAAGAGGTAGGGACGCACAGCGGAGGGAGATATATGTACTTTGACGAAAACCTTTGGGGATTGGTCTGAACTTTGAATTTCTGGACAGCTAATCAGCTTTGGGGAGAGGAGAATGAACTAGAACTGTCGACGATGTAGTGACCAATTGTGAGCCATTTAGAAATTAGACTGGTAGCTTCTTCGACCCCAGCTCCAATGAAGCTCAATATTGGCCGCATCTAGACCAGTGGCTACAGAAGGTCCACGTCCCTGCCTACAACGATGCATACCTTCGGAATTGCTATCTGCGACTAATGATAGTGTTTAGAGCGTCGTTTTATTCTAGGCATCTCATGGTAATAAGAAATTTGGGTATTGAAATGGAGAGATGTAGTACGTGCTGAGGTGTCGCGTTGAGGCTACGCCCCAGGATAGGGGGTCTGAAAAAACTGAAAAGTCTTTCTTGTGTGACATTTCGACGGGTTAATGACTCCAAACAATTCGATAACATCGTCTGGCAACACACAATTGTCCAGGCTACGAGCCAGCAATCTTACACGGCAGGTGATGGTTGCTTGTTGACTCCTTCACCACCTGCCGTGAAAGGTTGCTGGCTCGTTGCCTGGACAATAATTTGTTGCCAGAGAATGTTAGCAAATTTTTTGAAAAAGTTTGTTTATTCAAGCTTGTTGGTagatgtaaaataaaaaaaaaattacaccatctcccactaaagagaaccatgtggcgatgcgaagcagcgcatgggacGATATAATGTTTCggtcatcacgggcaccttgcgcGATGATAACACACcatggagcacaccatgaattcactgcagttgctgttgctgttactcgtcccgaactcttgttggagcacgccacgcgggttcgtcGCGCGTCGCAGAAtctcgccatcacgtgattgctgagagagtgtaagggggtgaggccacagcgtcttacccagccccttacacagacccgaacgcgctagcacctgccagcacgcatggttttgtctgcgttacgccaagctaggacagcatacggcagcccgggcccctaaggtgctctgcacgtatgataatcaaggcggtcgaagaacaagaggaagacttctcgttggcgcgagcgcgcgctcagaagGCTATGCTAGGTGACAGAAAGCGGAccgtcgccaatggaactacggacacagccccgagcaatagctgcttcgcatctaacaagCTGTCACCCGAGAACTTGATGTGCTCACTCATTTATAATAGGCAACACAATCAGTCACTTGCCATAGGCATCCATAAGAGGAGGAGAGAAGGACGGAAAGGCAGGGAGTCAACCAGACAGGCATCGCCGAGCACGTAGGCGGTGATATTGCTTCCTGGCGACTCTAACTGTGGATAAACTCCGCTTCAGTTGCCTGCTGCTGGGTAATTACCAAGAGCCAAAATGAAGTACTACTTTTCAAAGCGAACGTGAACCCACGATTTCCGGCACTTGTTACTTACGCGTTTCATGTGGCACTGCTATGTGACCGACTAGTGGCTTCGCTTGGTACACACCTCTGCCACCCAATTCCATGACAACGCTGCAGCACGTCGCCTACAAATGCTCGGCACTGCATTTTCGAATATGGAATATGATGACATagcaagaaaacacacacacacacacacacacacacacacacacacacacacacacacacacacacacacacacacacacacacacacacacacacacacacacacacacacacacacacacacacacacacacacacacacacacacacacacacacacacacacactaccccTGACATGTATTGGTAAATTGCCATTCTTCAATACAAACAGAGAAAGCACTGTCAGTGTAACAAAAGCGTTCGTGAAGCAGAAATCTCGTAACCAAAAAAAAGGGTGGAAATGCGTGGAAATGCCGCCTTGTAGTTTCCTCAACCGGAGTGCCGCCATGGCATCACCTTTTCTTTTTGCCATATTCTAGTGCTTGATAGCCTGTTATTGCTATGATAGCCTGCGTTATATTCTTAAAAAGTCAAAGACACAATATAGAAAGCTTCCATAACTTTTGATAAGCCACCGTGAAAACTTACGCTGGCAAGAAAACAAGGAGTATAATTTGTTACGCCGCACTTACTATCAATGTTGAATCCTCGGTATGAAAgtgtagaaaaaaaaggaacgttgACCTTCAGTTTTTGTTGTCGTTGACAACTTGTTAGTTGGCgcacggtacggtacgaagaactttatttaaaaatccggagaagtgccaccccttagggtgacaccacgggccgctcccacgtggggacagttagacgcACCAAACCAGAAATTGATGGCCTTTCAGGGTGGATTTGTGACTACGCGCCTTCACGTGCGAGCGCAATCCGTCACCCACTCGAGCACCCAGCTCACCATGGTTTAGTGTGGAAGTTTACAGAAAGTCAGTAATATGAGCATGCGGTGTCTTCTTTTCAGATTTTATTCTCTCCCATAATTTTTCTGTATTGTGCTGTGTGCATTGCTCGAATGAATTTAATTTACAAGAGGTAATATTGTATGGCGCTGGCAACGTGTGGACATATTCAAGCGCTTTACTGCATTTTATATCCGTGTATTTCCCTTTCATGCATTCCAGGCAAAGATGGTGATTCTGCTAGGCCTCGTTGTGGTCGCTGTGACGATGGTGCAAGCGCAACAAGTAAGTAATATTTCTTTTCAACCGGCTTGAGACAATGGCTAATTATGTTGTAAAGAGAACAAAGCAACCGCAAGCTCTGAAGAAATACTGGTCAAAATTTAATAATTACGCTTCCTCTGTAAGAGATAATCTGTCACACTTTGAACTCTGCGCTAGGTTTTCATCCGTTGAACACCGGCGTTATTCAAAGTGCAGTTGAGAGCGTAAAGGACGTGCACATAGGTAATGCAGGCGCCGGCGGAATTGCGCATGCTCAGAGAGCCGTTATAAAACCATGGTTCAAAATATAAAGGAATGCAGCAACTACGACATAAaaattgaaataaaaagaaacttgGTGGCAATTGACTGACAAAAGTTTGTAAAAAAATACGCGCACAAACCATAACAATGAAACAAATTAGATCATTTTAAAGGTACGTGCATCTTAGTTGCCCACGTGTCGTTCACAGGAGCGAAGTGACTACGCAAATTTAATGTCGAAATTATGTTTTTATCACTCAGGATACATGGAAAACATGCGCGTAGCACTTGCATAAAAGCTAAATAGGCTAGACAAACCTGAAACAACACAAAAGTACACTAACCATTATAAAgatccaacgaaagcagtttgctttcagccattttatttacattcctcctggcttcttctacctcttcttctagcctcttcttttccgccttctccaaccaattcctttGGATCACTACAACCATGACGCAGCATGTCGGTGCATTGAAAATGACGGAAGAAtgtactacacacacacacacacacacacacacacacacacaccacacacacacacacacacacacacacacacacacacacacacacacacacacacacacacacacacacacacacacacacatatatatatatatatatatatatatatatactatatatatatatatatatatatatatagtttttgcAGTCGcatatctccccccccccccacacggaACCTTGTCCACGCTTACATTTTTTACTAAACGCCAGCTTCCTGTCACATATGGCTCTTTCAAGGCATTGGCAAACATTTTGCATAGTGGACACATTACGCTTTCGAATCATGTCAGTCGAAACACCGGCACGTGGCCTATCAAATGGCCCCTTTCTGTCGTAGTCATAACAATGCGAAGTGCTCAATTAATACTTTCAGGAAGATGACCATATCTAATACACAGCTCGTAAAACAACCCCATAGTACAAAGAAGCGCATATTTAATATTAATATACGCACTCTTCCCTTTTATCCTTTATATCCCCATAGTTGGGGCTCAACATCTTTCAACCAGTCGTATGTGTCTAGCGCCGTAGCGAAGTGGAAAATTTTGCCAGATAGAGTGGTCACCGAGCGCAACTCCTTTATGCTCAAACATGTGCTTAATGATTGTAATATGCATAATGACGTtacagtttcttttttcagcatgTGATAAGTATGTGAGAAATGGAAGCTTCAACGTTTGCTCACTCCGATTGGAAAATAAAGGAGTAGGACACTAGTGTGAGCCGTAGTGAGACTGTAGGATCTGTTACTCGGCGCACCACTGCAGTCATTGACAAAACGTTTTCATGCGGAGTGACACAACATAGTCAGGGGACGTATGTGTATGCCTATGTGAGAAATTTTCATAGGCATGATCGGTGACCTCACTTCTAAGCGGAATAAAGTAGTGGCCGGTGTCATCTCTGCGTAATTCAGACAGAGGGGAGGGAAATGTTAGTAGAACAAATATTTTCCTCACTTGTTTGCTCACTACGCTACCCCTGTGTTCACGACTATGGTATCCAATCAGGCCATGCATAGTTAGCCTTCGTTTCACTTCCTTCTCGCCATGATCCCCCTGCAGGTTTGCGACTGCGACACCGGATAGATATTTTTCTCGACGACAATGTGACTCACCTTTATAAATATGCTATATGGCTGCTGCCAGTTCTTGCAGACATGGCAGCGATTACTTCTTTAACACCACTTGGAAATCAAGTCAGGTTCTGTTGTTATCTGTCACGATATTTTCCTGACGAAGATATTGCAACAGAGAGAAATATATGGAAATGAAAGTCAGGTGGGTTAACCTAATAACCGGCTTACGTGGGCATATGCATATCTTGCCTAACTACGTGTTGAAGGTGCCTTTAACTTGCCATGTTCGTAACGCATTGGCGAGTAGCAGAAGGCTGCATGCCTCTTGCAGCTTACACACAATCGCTATATTAATTTACATTCCAACAGAAAGAGTTTAGCGCAATCCCATGACACTAGACGAAATGCTGTCTCTGCGCAATTCCGAACTTAGCTCCCCGGCCTGCGCGTAATGCGGATGCAACCGTGCAGCTAATTTTCTTCACAGTGTACGTTGCGATGTTTCCGGCGCTTGGCGATCCAAACGTGTGGTGCATTTACATCACAGGCCCAGGGTGAGGCGTACCAGTTTCGGTACGACATACCCAATCCGGAAGGAGGCAATCACTTCCACGAGGAGTCGAGTGACGCGGGAGGTGCCCGGCGTGGCTCGTACGGCGTCACCAACAAGGAGGGACAGTTCGTCAACGTGGAGTACGTGGCCGATGAGCAAGGCTACCGGCCGGTCGTCAAAAGCAACGTGCCTGGTGTGTCACGGGAGGGTTGAGCCCGTTTATAGTGGACGCATCGCGGAGCGGGGACGCATGGCAGAGGCATCAGTGCTTTCATCTACGTGCCTTCATTTCTCACTCCTTGGAACTATGGCAGTGGTTTTCAgccggcgcggcgcagctgtATGGAAAGCAAATTTAGTATATACATAAAAGGAAACGTTTTCTCTACGCGATACCTTGTACGTGTGACTGTTTTCCGGGGTCGACGATGATTGGATGAAGGGGAGctgctaggaagtgctggaaatTGAAGAAGGTGAGCGAAAGAATTCTCTGGAACGGTTTAGACAATTTGCATCTTAACCTTAACACTTTCATCTTGCAGTCTATTAATGCGACAACCCTAGAGATTTTGCCTAAAATAATAGCACTGTAGCGAGATGTTGTTTTGGTTTCTCTAACTACAAATTGTAAGAAACAGTTTCGTATATATGCTTCATCGTCGAGAAAGAGAGAACAACAGCTACTCATTAACAACTGTGAAACATTGTTACACTTACGTCATTAGTCAAGGTATGCCTTGACTCTCATAAAAACAATAAGTTAAAGCACTGTTGGTCTCAACATTCCGAGACGTAAGCGCCACAGGTATTACGGCAATGTTTGGACAAGCTAAATCCACTGGTCTACTATGCTGTGACGGAGGCTTGTTCCGGAGTGCATCGGCGCCTGTACTCCTTGAAGCCGGGAATGATTCGACATAAAATAATTGTATTGCCTCGAAAACAAAGCCGACTACCGTATAACGTCGTCTACCGAATCAACGACTCTTTTACATGTGGTTGCTTCTGCATTGCGTTATACGACAATTAAGCGTACCGGTGGTTCCATCTTTCATAAAGGGAAGTACATTCTTACCAGACAAAGGGGCTAAAGATGTCTGAGCTCTTATGCCTTTCTGAAGACATGTTGAAACGTGTCGCTCGTCGTTTGAGAGTTACTAACCAAATGACTGCCGACGCAGTGTGAAACCCGCATGCCTGATGAGAGTTCTTGAGTGATACGGCAAATTTGAGTTTTGTAATTTCTCTATCTTATCTGTCTGGccgcactcagactcacggacTGCTTCGTTGAGAAGCCCGCTGCGGTTGCACCAACCTCGAAGGCTTTTCAAGGCCTAGGTAAACTCATTATAGCATATATTTTGACTAGAGAAACCGCTGTCTTTATGTCCACTTTTATGTCAAGGATGACGCACTTTCGCAGGTTTGAACGTTGAACGAAACTGTATTGAGGGCGTGGTGCAAGAAAGAGACTTCCGGTAACATTTGAAAGCGCATACCTAATACGCGCTTGGCCGCTTTGCTTCTGCAACGCGTTGCTCGTGTCTATACCTGCGAAAGAAAGCGCAACCGACTTAACACGCCTCGCAGCGGAGAAGGAACAATCTAATTGCCACCTGTATAACGATGTCGGACGGAACGTAAGGAAACAGCGAAAGGCTAATCAACGGCGCACGTAACAACTTATGGTTGCTGCATAACTCGCTTTCTGACGCATTCCGAGCCACCAGCACCTCGCGGAACAGGAACAACGGTGGCGCAGAAAGTTTTCTTTGGGCTCCAAAGGGTTATGCATTGTCGGGCAGGGACGCGGCATAGCGCGATACGCTGCACGAGCACTGGCGCCGCTTGTACGCCTCGTTCTTGGATATAATCGTCCACGCATGAGGTGAGGCGTCGAGTAAGACTGCGAAGCATCGTGTGCGGCCGGTAAGCACGTGGTACCGGCGGCGGAGCGTGAACGACTGTGGTTTGCAATGCTTGAGACCTGCCTTCTCGGCTTCGAGAGGATGGTTGACGACGCCGAGCCCTTAAAAAGGGCGCAACTGCCGTGGCTGCCTCAATTCTTTCACGTGTGCGTGCGAGTGCCTTTCGTGGTCCTATCATCGTACAACGACTGCTATCTTCGGATTTATCATCGGAAAGCAATCGGACTTCGGTTATCTACGTCATGTCCAGGTGTGGCTACGTCACTCTACTGGTAGGCATCAACGTTTAAAATTCTGTTTAGTAATGATGTGGTGTCGCTGAGGAGGATACTGATGTGTAGGGAATGCGAAGGCAACCACAATAACGAAGCATTGGGCCAAAGGCACAGCTGTTTCCTCTATTTGCACATTGCAGGCGTGCACGTAAATACTACTGGTTCATTGCTACAGCAGAAACATAGTGCCTAATAAAAGCAAGTATTCATACGCCCATGATGCGATGACATCTTAGAATATTCTTAGGTCTTCGCACATGCAAAATTCACTAAACTAAGTGATCTGAAATGTTTCAACAACTCTGTGAACGAGTTGATGCCATATTGTGGCTCAAGCTTCCCAAGCCACTCAGGTACTGGGTCCCTAACTTGACATTCTTCAACAGAATTATAACCATTACGTAAGCATCCACTCCTTCATGCCAATGTCCCCACCGGTTTATGCACTGTGTTATTACTGCTTTTGGTGCGGAAATGCAGGTAATTAAGGAGAAAGAAAACGGGCGCTGCTCTGTGGTGGAAAACAACTTTCCCCGCAGAAGTTCtggatttttattatttctttatttgcatctctctcgaattttcgctcatggataacgctaatttttcgctcacaaccaacgaagccgacgccgacgccgataccGACGCCAACGCCGgaatacgagctctttaatgctatcaaGTTAAAACATGTGACCGGGGTCAACTTGAGATCCGCCTACACCAAATTAACGATTGGGATttcggcgcgtaaaaccccagaatttaatcTTTAAAGGATACGCCACGTGAAGAGGTGCCGGAGTTGCTGCGTGTAATGTTATCTTTATTTTTATGACTGTACTCTGAAACGTCGATATGTGAACCCTCTCTTagcattgttttctttcttgacTGTACTAAGGAAAGGAAAACAGCCGCAAGTGTGCAAGAAAGATAACTGGAATCATGGCTGATGATATACGGGTCTTCGTAGCGTAGAATAAATATCTAAGGCACGTATGTATGCTGACATTAATACTTGGACGAAACCTCGTGTCGTCCAGCGCAGATATGCAAAGCGGGGATCATATTTCACGTAACAGCGGTTACTAATGCTGTGTAGTGAGCATACCTAGAGTTTGTAATACCTTTCAGATTCATCAGCATCAGAATGTTGAGGGCTCGACTTTTGGTGCTGCAAATCGCACCTGATTGATCGGTTTATGATTTTTCAAAATGCTTCCTCCGGTAAATACAAAGAGCGGAATCATTACGGCAGAGGGAGTAAAGTACACATAGTGCAGAAGCAGAAGCGAAGTAACTTTGTGCAGAACCAAAGAAAGAACGCAATGCCACGTGCGTATCTGGTTAATTGTTCGAATGACTTCAAACAACTTTTCATAGGTATAGTTGTTGCAAAATTCTGCAATACGTAATTGCATTTTTTGACAATTTTCGTAAATAGTTTAGTGCAGAAATGTACCGTCAGGATTGCGCCTAAGATCCTCGAATAAAGTAATTTTACTTGCAAATTATTTTTTTTACCATTCCTCAATCAAAAATTTCTGCCTCCTGCGCATATACCTAAATATATAGACCCAGTTAGATAAACTATTACAAGCTTCAAAGCTGGTTTATTGAAGTAAAATAAATGCACATTGTATAATTTTTGCTTGCCGGTTTCTTAGCATGAGTATCAAATATATCTAGGTATATGTTGGCACTGTAAGTTGTACCTGCTCTAAAAGTTATGCAAACCATTTTTCACCTGCGTTGAACTCCATTTGGATGGTGTAGATCGGCTAAGTCGACATTTCGATTGATATTACTGGTGCACTAATGCTGCAGAATCTATAAATATAAATTGTGTTAGAGCTTACGAATACTGACCCAGGAGCACGACGACCAATATTGCTCCAGTCAAGTGGAATGTGATGATTGTATCGGTAACGCATGTTGTCAAGTGAGAACAGAGGTTCTACCGATAGACATAAAAAGACAGTCACCTATACTATTACGGTTATGAGGACTGCAATTACCGATATGACGCACTTACGTCGCCTTACTTTGAATACTTTTGTTTATTACTTCACTAGCTAAGGACTGCTTGGTATCTTTGCATGGTGTTGGCTACTTGGCGTTGTATGGTGAAGGCTGAAATGCATCAGAAGTTGTAGAACATCTCAAATGGGGGGAAAACACAGATGAATGTGTCAAGAATAGAACACACAAGAAAAGAACTGTAAATTCTTCTGCTATTGGGATATATAATGGGCGTTCAGTTTGTTAGACCCTCTATGACCGGCCTGATCAGCCGTCTTCTATGGCTCCAGACATTGTCGTCACGGAAATTTTGATGATTGTTACTGTTCATACATTCACGTTTTAAAAGTGCCCACGAATATGCCAGGCCACAGCAATGGTCCACATTTTTTTGAAACAAAGCGCTGAAAGTGAAAAGGAAACGAAAAACCCGAAAAAATAGTGGTACATGAATAGAGTACGGAACTTATTGATATACAGGTATAAGGAAAAGTGCCAAGGCAGCGGCCAAAAATGTATTACTATAGAGCAGGAGCTCCCGAGAGACTTCGTGATTATGACGCTTATACTGAGACATTGTACCATGGGCAGACTAGACTAGCTGATAGCCTGTAGTTGTGCCATAAGTAGTGGCTTTGAGGAAAGCAATAGGAGTGGACTTGACATTCGCGACAACGTAGTAGGATAATCGGAAATGACCGATTTCCAAGACGAACTATTAAGATAAGAACTTAGTGATGATAGGCAAACAGCCGAACCTTAGAAGGAAACAATGTGAGAATAAAAGTTATAACCCATGGCCTAAAACGTGTGTTACGTGTGCATAAATGTGCTGCATATGTATCGCCCGTATGCTACTCCCATTGACAATAGAAAGTGTTACTAGTGAATTTCGGTGGCAATTTCTTGTAAATTGATACTAGCGTTTAGAGCGGGGCGTGCATGGGCTTGGATACTGTACTGCACGTATTGCGCAGCAGTTCTCATGTCCGGCTAACCGACACAACCAACCAGTAATGCGCAAGTCCTGCCAACCACGTTCCTGATGCGTGTGTTTTGTGCCCACAGTGTATGATGGCAACAGCTGCTCTGCTGACGCGAGTGGACTG comes from the Rhipicephalus sanguineus isolate Rsan-2018 chromosome 6, BIME_Rsan_1.4, whole genome shotgun sequence genome and includes:
- the LOC119395942 gene encoding adult-specific rigid cuticular protein 15.7 encodes the protein MAKMVILLGLVVVAVTMVQAQQAQGEAYQFRYDIPNPEGGNHFHEESSDAGGARRGSYGVTNKEGQFVNVEYVADEQGYRPVVKSNVPGVSREG